Proteins from a genomic interval of Flammeovirgaceae bacterium SG7u.111:
- a CDS encoding sulfite exporter TauE/SafE family protein: protein MNEFFQITQFQGALVLICGLLIGLSKSGVRGAGMIVVPIMASIYGGKLSSGVVLPMLSFADLFAVMYYNRHAEWKYVWKLLPWTMAGIGIGVVTGEAVSDVVFKQLIGAIVIVGLGIMVWQDIKRKKSSSISIPDAWYYSALFGLAGGFSTMIGNSAGAIMAIYLLSMHLPKNSFIGTGAWFFLIVNLSKIPFHALVWKTITLETLTFNLTLTPLIAVGAFIGIKVVKKIPERPYRIFVICITFLSSVLLFI, encoded by the coding sequence ATGAACGAATTCTTCCAAATCACTCAATTCCAAGGAGCTCTTGTGCTTATTTGCGGTCTGCTCATCGGACTGTCAAAATCAGGGGTGCGGGGTGCAGGAATGATTGTTGTCCCCATAATGGCAAGTATATATGGAGGAAAATTATCTTCTGGTGTGGTATTGCCTATGCTTTCATTTGCCGACCTTTTCGCCGTTATGTATTACAATAGGCACGCTGAATGGAAGTACGTTTGGAAACTGTTACCTTGGACAATGGCAGGCATTGGGATTGGCGTAGTAACAGGAGAAGCTGTTTCGGACGTAGTGTTCAAGCAGCTAATCGGTGCTATTGTTATAGTTGGGCTAGGCATTATGGTCTGGCAAGATATAAAAAGAAAGAAAAGCAGTAGTATTAGCATTCCTGACGCTTGGTATTATTCTGCCCTTTTTGGATTAGCCGGAGGCTTTTCTACCATGATAGGCAATTCTGCTGGGGCAATTATGGCAATTTACTTACTATCCATGCACTTGCCCAAAAACTCATTTATAGGTACAGGCGCATGGTTTTTTCTCATTGTCAATCTTTCCAAAATCCCGTTCCACGCCCTAGTTTGGAAAACAATCACCCTCGAAACTCTTACATTTAACCTTACACTCACACCTCTTATAGCAGTTGGAGCATTTATTGGCATAAAAGTGGTCAAAAAAATCCCAGAGCGACCTTACCGTATTTTTGTCATTTGCATCACCTTTCTCTCCTCTGTGTTACTTTTCATCTAG
- a CDS encoding glycosyltransferase family 4 protein, with amino-acid sequence MRILILAPYPKGEAPSQRFRFEQYLYLFDEKGIAYDYEPFISEQTWGILHKPGYFVQKALGIVFAFLRRLALLPQLGKYDFVFIHREASHIGPPIFEWLIAKVFRKKIIYDFDDAIWLPNYSEHNARFHWLKFYQKVYSIMKWSYKVSAGNDYLVSKASEYNRSVVCNPTTIDTEHYHNKVNPQAAEKPIIGWTGTLTTAKYLQELVPILGGLEQDFEFEFQMISNEAPKFDLESFKFIPWKKESEIEDLLQFNVGVMPLTDDIWANGKCGFKALQYMALGIPAIVSPVGVNTKIVDDGVNGFICEHPEEWYEKLSKLLASPELRKQMGAEARKKIEDHYSVKSNTSNFLSLFDLS; translated from the coding sequence TGACTACGAGCCCTTTATCAGCGAACAAACTTGGGGGATTCTTCATAAGCCAGGGTATTTTGTTCAAAAAGCATTAGGGATTGTTTTTGCCTTTCTTCGTAGGCTTGCTTTATTGCCACAGCTTGGGAAATATGACTTTGTATTTATCCATCGAGAGGCTTCTCACATTGGACCTCCCATTTTCGAATGGCTTATTGCCAAAGTCTTTAGGAAGAAAATCATCTATGATTTTGATGATGCTATTTGGTTGCCGAATTATTCTGAGCATAATGCTCGTTTTCACTGGCTCAAGTTTTACCAAAAGGTCTATTCCATTATGAAATGGAGTTATAAAGTGAGCGCAGGGAATGATTATTTGGTAAGTAAAGCTTCAGAATATAATCGGTCGGTTGTGTGCAACCCTACTACTATTGATACCGAACATTACCACAATAAGGTAAACCCGCAAGCTGCTGAAAAGCCGATTATTGGTTGGACAGGGACGCTCACTACTGCAAAATACCTTCAAGAGCTAGTGCCTATCCTTGGAGGGTTGGAGCAAGATTTCGAATTCGAGTTTCAAATGATTTCCAATGAGGCACCAAAGTTCGACTTGGAATCTTTTAAGTTTATTCCTTGGAAGAAAGAATCTGAGATTGAGGATTTGCTCCAGTTTAATGTGGGGGTAATGCCACTTACGGATGATATTTGGGCAAACGGAAAGTGTGGATTTAAGGCTTTGCAGTATATGGCATTAGGTATTCCTGCTATTGTATCACCTGTTGGTGTAAATACCAAGATTGTGGATGATGGAGTGAATGGGTTTATCTGTGAACATCCCGAGGAATGGTATGAAAAATTATCTAAACTTCTTGCTTCTCCTGAACTGAGAAAGCAGATGGGGGCAGAGGCAAGAAAAAAGATAGAAGACCACTACTCGGTTAAATCAAATACTTCAAATTTTTTGTCACTTTTTGACCTGAGCTAG